ACCGGGCCTGACTCACGTAGGAACGCACATGCACACCCAATGATCCGCTTGCCCTGGCTCATGCGATGCCACAGCAGACTTCCACCTCGCACATGCGTCAGTATGATCGGCGTATCGGAGGAGCCCCGCGGGCTCTTCCACCCGCACACAGAGGGAGTGGCCCCGAGATGCCCCGTTCCGCGCACCGGACCCGCCGGATCCTCCAGATCGCCGGTGCGTCCGCGGCCGCGCTGCTGACTCTGAGCGCCTGCTCCTCCGCCACCGGCTCGGACAAGGGCTCCTCGTCGGCGAAACCCTCCGGCACGGTCACCGTCTTCGCCGCCGCCTCCCTCGAGGAGAGCTTCAAGACCCTGGGCAAGCAGTTCGAGAAGGAGCACCCGGGCACGAAGGTCACCTTCAACTTCGGCGGCAGCGACACCCTCGCCGCCAGCATCACCGGCGGCGCCCCGGCCGATGTCTTCGCCGCGGCCAGCACCAAGACCATGGCGATCGTGACGGACAAGCAGGACGCGGCGGGCAGGCCGGCCACCTTCGTCCGCAACCAGCTGGAGATCGCCACACCGCCGGGCAACCCCGACCGGATCTCCTCCCTGAAGGACCTCACCAAGCCCGGCCTGAAGGTCGTCCTGTGCGACAGGACCGTGCCGTGCGGTGCCGCCGCCCGGAAGGCGCTGGACGCCGGCGGCCTGAAGCTCACGCCCGTCTCGTACGAACAGGACGTCAAGAGCGCCCTGACGAAGGTCGAGCTGAAGGAGGCCGACGCCGCCCTCGTCTACAGGACCGACGTGCGGGCGGCGGGTGACAAGGTGGAGGGCGTGGACTTCCCCGAGTCGGCCGAGGCCCTCAACGACTATCCGATCGCCCTGCTCGAGAACGCCCCCAACCCCCAGGCGGCGAAGGCGTTCGTCGCACTGGTGCGCTCGGCCGAGGGCCAGAAGGTGCTGTCCCGGGCCGGGTTCCTCAAGCCGTGACCGACACTCCGGGAAGCCGACCCCGCCGCGTTCGCCACCGCGGTAGGACCCGGTTGGTGCCGATTCCCCTGCTGGTGCCCGCCCTGGTCGGCCTGGCGTTCTTGAGCCTGCCCCTGATCGCCCTGCTCGTACGGGCGCCCTGGCGCAGCCTCCCGGAGCAGCTGACGAGCGCCGAGGTGTGGGAGGCACTCCGGCTGTCGCTCCTGTGCGCCACGGCGGCGACGGCTGTGAGCCTGGTCGTCGGCGTGCCCCTGGCCTGGCTGCTGGCCCGCACGCGGTTTCCCGGCCGGGGCTTCGTACGGGCCCTGGTGACGCTGCCGTTGGTGCTGCCGCCGGTGGTGGGCGGTGTGGCCCTGCTGCTCGCCTTCGGGCGGGGCGGCGTCGTCGGGCAGTGGCTCGACTCCTGGTTCGGGATCACCCTGCCCTTCACCACGACGGGTGTCGTCCTCGCCGAGACGTTCGTGGCGATGCCGTTCCTCGTCATCAGCGTGGAGGGCACCCTGCGGGCCGCCGACCCGCGCTACGAGGAGGCGGCCACCACTCTGGGCGCCTCCCGCTTCACCGCGTTCCGCCGGGTCACCCTGCCGCTGATCGCGCCGGGCATCGCGGCCGGTGCCGTACTGGCCTGGGCCCGGGCCCTCGGCGAGTTCGGCGCGACGATCACCTTCGCGGGCAACTTCCCGGGCCGCACCCAGACCATGCCGCTCGCGGTCTATCTGGCCCTTCAGAACGACCCGGCAGCGGCGATCGCGCTCAGCCTGGTACTGCTGGCGGTGTCCATCGCGGTCCTGGCGGCTCTGCGCGACCGCTGGATGACGGCGTCGTGATGTCCCGGACCGGCTCCCTGACACCCTGGACGTGGCTCTCATGACCGAGACGACCGACCTCGACGGAGCGCCCCCCGGCCTCCGCCCCGAAGGCCTGGACGCCCACCTCGTCGTCGACCGCGGCACCTTCCGCCTGGACGTCACACTCACCGTCGCCCCCGGGGACGTCGTCGCCCTGCTCGGCCCCAACGGCGCCGGCAAGACCACGGCCCTGCGCGCACTGGCCGGGCTCACCCCCCTCACGTCGGGTCGTCTACGGCTGGACGGCACCCGGCTGGACGCCATGCCGCCCGAGTCCCGCCCGGTCGGCGTCGTCTTCCAGGACTACCTGCTCTTCCCGCATCTGACCGCCCTGGACAACGTCGCCTTCGGGCCGCGCTGCCGGGGCGCCGGCAAGGCCGAGGCCCGCGCCCAGGCCGCCGAGTGGCTGGACCGTATGGGCCTGGCCGACCACGCCGACGCCAAGCCCCGCCGTCTCTCCGGCGGCCAGGCCCAGCGCGTGGCCCTGGCCAGGGCCCTGGCCACCCGGCCCCGGCTGCTGCTCCTGGACGAACCCCTCGCCGCGCTCGACGCCCGCACCCGTCTGGAAGTGCGCGCCCAGCTACGGCGCCACCTCGCCGAGTTCGAGGCCGTGGCCGTCCTCGTCACGCACGACCCGCTGGACGCCATGGTGCTGGCCGACCGCCTGGTCGTCGTCGAGCACGGCCACGTCGTCCAGGAGGGCACGCCTTCCCACATCGCCCGCCACCCCCGCACGGACTACATCGCCCGGCTCGTCGGCCTCAACCTCTACCGGGGACGGGCCGAGGGCCACACCGTCCGGCTCGAGGCGGGCCCGGCCATCACGACCACGGAAGAGCTCTCCGGTCCGGCCTTCGTGGCGTTCCCGCCCGGCGCCGTGACGCTGTACCGGGAACGCCCCACCGGCTCCAGCGCCCGCAACCTGTGGCGCTGCGAGGTCGCCGGGCTGGAGACGCACGGCGACCAGATCCGCGCGGACCTCACCGGCGAACTCTCCCTGACCGCCGACCTCACCACGGTCGCCGCGGCCGAACTCGACCTGCATCCCGGCGCCCCGGTCTGGGCGGCGGTCAAGGCAACGCAAACGCACGCATACCCGGCATAGCGAGCGTGTCGGGCTACCGTGCCCCCATGAGCCTGAGCATCCGCAACCAGCTCCCCGGCACCGTCACCGCCGTCACGCCGGGCGAGGCCATGGCGACGGTCAGGGTCCGCCTCACCGGCGGCCAGGCCCTCACCGCGGCGATCACCCGCGAGGCGGCGGACGACCTCGGCCTCACGCCGGGCACCGCCGTCCGCGCCCTGGTGAAGTCGACGGAGGTCTCGCTGGCAACCGCCCCCGTCGAGGGCCTGTCCATCCGCAACCGGCTCCCCGGCACGGTCACGGCCATCGCGACCGGCGACGCGATGGCGTCCGTCCGCGTCACCGTCGAGGGCGGCGAACTGACCGCCGCGATCACCAGGGACGCCGCGGACGGCCTCGCCCTGTCGGCCGGTACGCCCGTCGTCGCCCTGATCAAGTCGACCGAGGTGTCCCTCGCCGCGGAATGACGGGAGGGACCCCGCACCGCGGAGCCCCTCCCTACGACGCGGCCGGCAGATCAGTCCTCGTACGCGTCCAGCGGCGGGCAGGAGCAGACCAGGTTCCGGTCGCCGAAGGCCTGATCGATGCGGCGCACCGGCGGCCAGTACTTGTCGGCGACCGAGACACCGGCCGGGAAGACGGCCTCCTCACGGCTGTAGGCGTGCTCCCACTCCCCGGCGAGCGCCCCGGCGGTGTGCGGGGCGCCCCGCAGCGGGTTGTCGTCCGCGGGCCACTCGCCGGAGCCGACCTTCTCGATCTCCGCGCGGATGGCGATCATCGCCTCGCAGAACCGGTCCAGCTCGGTCAGGTCCTCCGACTCGGTCGGCTCGATCATCAGCGTCCCGGCCACCGGGAACGACATCGTCGGCGCGTGGAAGCCGTAGTCGATCAGCCGCTTGGCGACATCGTCGACGCTCACCCCGGTCGCCTTGGTCAGCGGCCGCAGGTCGATGATGCACTCGTGCGCGACCAGCCCGCCGGGGCCTGTGTAGAGCACCGGGTAGTGCGGCTCCAGCCGCTTGGCGATGTAGTTGGCGCTGAGCACCGCGACCTGCGTGGCCCGCTTCAGCCCCTCGCCGCCCATGAGCCGGACGTACGCCCACGAGATCGGCAGGATGCCGGCGGAACCCCACGGCGCCGCGGAGATGGGACCGACACCTGTCTCCGGACCCGCCTCGGGCTGGAGCGGGTGGTTCGGCAGGTACGGAGCGAGGTGCTCACGCACCGCCACCGGACCCACGCCGGGACCACCGCCGCCGTGCGGGATGCAGAAGGTCTTGTGCAGGTTCAGGTGCGAGACGTCCCCGCCGAAGTGCCCCGGCTTGGCGAGCCCGACGAGCGCGTTGAGGTTGGCCCCGTCGACGTAGACCTGCCCGCCCGCCTCGTGCACCTGCGCGCAGATGTCGGCGACGTGCTCCTCGAACACACCGTGGGTGGACGGGTACGTGATCATCAGCACCGCCAGCTCGTCGCGGTACTGCTCGATCTTCGCCCGCAGGTCCTCGACGTCGATCTCACCGTCATCGGCCGTCTTCACGACGACGACCTTCATGCCTGCCATCACCGCGCTGGCGGCGTTGGTCCCGTGCGCGGACGACGGGATCAGGCACACCGTGCGCTGCTCGTCGCCGTTGGCCCGGTGGTACCCGCGTACGGCGAGCAGACCGGCCAGCTCGCCCTGCGACCCGGCGTTCGGCTGGAGGGACACCTTGTCGTACCCGGTGACCTCAGCGAGACGGTCCTCCAGCTCGTGGATGAGCGTGAGGTAGCCCCCGGCCTGCTCGGCGGGCGCGAAGGGGTGCAGCTGACCGAACTCGGGCCAGGTGACCGGCTCCATCTCCGTGGTCGCATTGAGCTTCATGGTGCAGGAGCCCAGCGGGATCATGCCCCGGTCGAGCGCGTAGTCGCGGTCGGCCAGCCGGCGCAGGTAGCGCAGCATGGCCGTCTCGGAGCGGTGCTGGTGGAAGACGGGGTGCGTCAGGTACTCGTCGGTCCGCAGCAGCGCGTCCGGAAGCCCGTCCCCGGTGGCCGCGTCCAGCGCCTCGACGACACCCTCGACACCGAAGGCGGCCCATACGGCACGCAGCTGGGCCCGCGTGGTGGTCTCGTCGCAGGCGATCGAGACGTGGTCGGCGTCGACGAGACGGAGGTTGACCCCGTTCTCCTGCGCGGCGGCCACGACGTCGGCGGCCCGGCCCTCGACGCGCACGGTCAGCGTGTCGAAGTAGGAGCCGTGCACGACCTCGACTCCGCCGTTCGCGAGCCCGGCGGCGAGAACCGTGGCGTACCGGTGGGTGCGCCGCGCGATGCCCTTCAGGCCCGCCGGTCCGTGGTAGACGGCGTACATGCCGGCCATGACGGCGAGCAGCACCTGGGCGGTGCAGATGTTGCTGGTGGCCTTCTCGCGGCGGATGTGCTGCTCACGCGTCTGGAGCGCCAGCCGGTACGCCTTGTTCCCGTCGGCGTCGACGGAGACGCCGACGAGCCGCCCGGGGAGGCTGCGCGCCATCTTCTCCTTGACCGCCATGTAACCGGCGTGCGGGCCGCCGAAGCCCATCGGCACACCGAAGCGCTGCGTCGTCCCGACGGCGATGTCCGCGCCGAGCTCACCGGGCGACTTCAGCAGCGTCAGCGCGAGCAGATCGGCGGCGACGGTGACGAGCGCCCCGAGCTCGTGCGCCTGGTCGATGACCGGCTTGATGTCCCGTACGGCTCCGGAGGCGCCGGGGTACTGGATCAGCACGCCGTTGATCTCGCGCTCGGCGATCTCGGCGGGGATGCCCTCGCCGAGATCGGCGACGACGACCTCGACGCCGGTCGGTTCGGCCCGGGTCTGGATCACGGCGATGGTCTGCGGCAACGCGTCCGCGTCGACCAGGAACAGGCCCTTCTTGTTCTTGCCGAGGCGCCGCGACAGCGCCATGGCCTCGGCGGCCGCGGTGCCCTCGTCGAGCAGCGAGGCACCGGAGGTCGGCAGTCCGGTGAGGTCGGCGACCATGGTCTGGAAGTTGAGCAGCGCCTCGAGCCGCCCCTGCGAGATCTCCGGCTGGTACGGCGTGTAGGCCGTGTACCAGGCCGGGTTCTCCATGACGTTGCGCATGATGACCGGCGGCGTGAACGTGCCGTAGTACCCGAGTCCGATCATGGAGCCGAGGACCTGGTTGCGGTCGGCGAGGGAGCGCAGCTCGGCGATCACCTCGGCCTCGCTGCGGGCGCCCGGCAGGTCCAGCGCCTCAGTGCTCTTGATCACGGCCGGGACCGCGGCGGCCGTGAGCTCGTCCAGCGAGCCGTAGCCGACCTGCGCGAGCATCTTGGCGCGGGCCTCGTGGTCGGGGCCGATGTGGCGCTGCTCGAAGGGAACTGCCTCTTCGAGCTCGGAGAGCGGAATGCGATGGGCGGTCATTTGCGGAGGCCTCCTGGTCTGACACGACCTTCGAGGGGCACCACGGCACGGGTACCCGAACGGCCTCCCCCTCTGTCATCTCGACCTGAGAGCTTCACCGGATCGCCCGAAGGCCTCCGGCTTTCACCGTCGGTGAGAGCGGAAGCCGTCGACACCCGCCCTGCTTTCCAGAGTGACCTCGTCCATGCGGTACGTGAGCCTGAGAGATTCCGGGGAGGATTTGCTCCTTCGGCGCCTCCGATGGTGCCTGGAGGACTCTCCCGCACGGGGTCAGCAGCCGCTGCCAGAGTACCAGCGCGGTCAACGCACGAACCTTCGAGTGGCCGCCTCTCCGATTGTGCCGTTTTGTAGTGCTTACGGATCAGTTGCGACCATGTGGAGGGCCCGTGCGAACCGATATCGATCCGCGCAACTTGATCGGCCGCAAGGCGTTCGACCGCAACGGAACCAGGATCGGCACGATCGACGAGGTCTACCTCGACGACGCCACCGGCGAGCCGGAGTGGGCGGCCATACGGACCGGCCTGTTCAGCAGGGACGCTTTCGTCCCCCTCGAGCCGAGCGAACTGATCGACGGCGCCCTCCACGTGCCCTTCGACCGCGCCCTGATCAAGGACGCCCCCGACTTCGGCGTGGGCCGCCATCTCTCCCCGGAACAGGAACTCCAGCTCTACCACCACTACGGCCTGGACGTCGCCGCGCCTCCCCCGCTCGCCGACCAGGACCTCGGCAGACTGGCAGGCACGGACGAGACGGCCTGAAGCCCGACAACCCGTCCAGTTGTCTTGCCGTCCAGCTGTCTTGCTGTCTTGCCGTCTTGCCGTCTTGCCGTCTAAGGGGCGGCGGACCGCAGCCCCACAGCTCCCGACCCACCCTCCGGCCCGCGGCTCTCCTCCGGTCTCGCTAACACCAGCGACAACGGATCCGCCGGTTCCAGATCCGGATCGTCGACCCGGAAGGTCCGCACCCGTCCGGGCTCCGAGCCGGGCGTCTCGAACCGCACCGTGACCCGCCCCAGACCGCTCCCCTGCACCCACCCGTGCCCGAACTCCGCATGCCGTACGTCGTGCCCGGCGGGCCACCGCCGCTCGGCGAGCGCCGACTGCTCCTCGACGGGCCCCGCGGCAGGCTCCTCGACCGGCCCCTGCGCCTCCGCCCGCTCCCCCGCCGCCTGCGCGAAGAGATCCTCCTGCGTGTAGTCGGCGAGCCCACTGACACCCACCCCGAGCAGCCGCACACCGCCCGTGGTGTCGACCGAGTCCAGCAACCGGGCCGCCGCCTCGCGGATCACCCCGGGATCGTCCGTCGGCCCGCGCAGCGTCTCGGACCGGGTGAGCGTCGAGAAGTCGTACCGCCGCACCTTCAGCACGATGGTCCGCCCGGACAGCCCGGCCCCGCGCAGCCGCCGCACGCACCGGTCGGCGAGCCGCTGCACCTCGAGACCGACCCGCAGCCGGTCGTGAATGTCCACGTCGTAGGTGTCCTCGACCGACACCGACTTCGCCTCCCGCTCCGCCACGACAGGCCGGTCGTCCCGCGCCAGCGCCATGGCGTAGAGCCCGTGCCCGTGCGACTTTCCCAGCAGCCGGACCATCTCGTCCTCGCCCGCCTCGACGATCTCCTCGATCGTGGTGATCCCGGCCCGCCGCAGATGGTCGCCCGTCGCCGGCCCGACCCCCGGCAGTGTCCGCACCGACATGGGCCCGAGCAGCGCCCGCTCGGTGCCCGGCTCGATCACCACCAGCCCGTCGGGCTTGGCCTGCTCCGAGGCGATCTTCGCGAGCATCTTGGAGGCGGCCAGCCCGACCGACCCTGTCAGTCCCGTGACGGCCCGTATGTCCGCGCGCAGCTGCGCCCCGACCAGCCGCGCCGACTGCTCGTCCCAGGCCGCCCCCCCGGCCTCCAGGTCCACGAACGCCTCGTCCAGGCTCAGCGGCTCCACCAGTGGCGACAGGGCCCGCAGCAGCTCCATCACCCGCTCGCTGATCGCCTTGTAGAACCCGAAGCGCGGCACGAGATACGCGGCGTTGGGGGCGAGCCGCCGGGCCTGCCCCATGGGCATCGCCGAATGCACCCCGAAGACCCTCGCCTCGTACGACGCCGTGGCCACGACGCCACGCGGCCCCAGCCCGCCCACGACGACGGCTTTCCCGCGCAGACTCGGCTTGGACGCCTGCTCCACCGAGGCGAAGAAGGCATCCATGTCGAGATGCAGGATCGTGGGCGCGGTTCTCACATCTCCGATGCTGCCCTACGCCACTGACAACGCCCCGGACAACCGCCCTGACACCCCCGGGAGAAACCGCTTGCAGCCCAGCGCGGAAACGTCCCGCCTGTAACGGCCACGGAGGCACCACACAGCCGGACGACTCAGACGGCCCTGTTCCGCCGTCGCGCCAGCTCGTCCGCCGGGTTGGACCCGACCAGGGTCTCGCCGGTGTCGATCCGCTCCCCGTGCAGCTGGGACAGCGCGCTCTCGACATCCCGCCACACCACGCCGACGGCGATCCCGAAGACCCCCTGGCCCCCCTGGAGCAGGGCGTGGACCTCGTCCGGCGAGGTGCACTCGTAGACCGTGGCTCCGTCGCTCATCAGCGTCATCCGCTCCAGGTCGCGGAAACCGCGTTCCCTGAGGTGCTGGACGGCCGTGCGGATGTTCTGGAGCGACACCCCGGTGTCGAGGAACCGCTTGACGATCTTCAGGACGACGACGTCCCGGAAGCTGTACAGCCGCTGTGTCCCCGACCCGTAGGCGGGACGCACGCTCGGCTCGACGAGGCCGGTGCGGGCCCAGTAGTCCAGCTGCCGGTAGGTGATACCGGCGGCCGCGCAGGCCGTGGGGCCGCGATAGCCGATGTGCTCGGACGCCATGGACGTCGTCCCTCCGCTGCTCGGCACGGCCTTCGGTCGCTGCGGAGCGTGATCAGCCGCGCCGCCGGGCTGTGGACAAGCCCCGCTCGCGCGGAGCCGTGAGCCCGAGGGAGGGTACGGACCGCTCGCCCTGAGACTGCGCTCGGGGCCACCCCCAGCCGTACCGTCGCCGCTGCTTCTCACGCCGACCTCCGTCCTTGACCTGCCTTCTCGACGGTAGGCAGTCACCAGGGGTGCGTCAACGATCGCCACACTCGCCACGCCGAGTGATAATCACCCTAAGAGTGGTTTCCCGTGCCCCACCGCGGGGAAAGGCTAGCCGAATGCCTTCGAGTCGGGCCGCGTGACGCTCTCACTCGCCTCCGGCACATACGGGCATTTCGCCCGTCACACATGCGGCGGGCGACCCTGCCGCGGACCACTTCGTCCGCCGGGCCGCCCACAGACCTCACCGACCGCTGATGCCCCCGCCGTCCCGCTTGACCGGAATCCGGGCGCTCACTGACTGCTGCTGCCGAAGTCCTCCGGGGAGATCTGGTCGAGGAACTCGCGGAACTTCTCCACCTCGTCCTCCTGCTCGTCCGGGATCGCGATACCGGCGTCGTCGAGCACCGTGTCACTGCCGTAGATCGGCGTCCCGGTGCGCAGGGCCAGCGCTATGGCGTCGGACGGGCGGGCGCTCACCTCGACGCCGCTGGCGAAGACCAGCTCCGCGTAGAAGACGCCCTCACGTAGGTCCGTGATGCGCACTTCCGTGAGCTCCTGACCGACGGCCTCCAGCACGTCCTTGAACAGGTCGTGGGTCAGCGGCCGCGCAGGAGCCATGCCCTGCTGGGCGAAGGCGATCGCCGTCGCCTCCCCCGGTCCGATCCAGATCGGGAGGTAACGGTCGCCTCCCACTTCACGCAGCAGCACGATCGGTTGGTTGGAGGGCATTTCCACCCGGACACCTACGACATCGAGCTCGTTCACACAGCAACCCTAGGCCGTGCCCGGGACGTTTGGGTAGTCGGGCCGGGAACGGGCGCCTGATCCGGCCTCTGCGACCGGCCCCGTCTCAGGGCAGCCGCACGCCGAGCGCCGTCTGCACCAGCGCGGCATGAAGCTTCACGGTGAGCCCCGCGAGCTCCTTCGTACGGGCCTGTGCATGAGCCCTGGTCTGCGGGTTCCGGTGCCGCTTCAGCGGGGCCACCACCTGGTCCACGAGCCCGGCCTCGCGATCGGCGGCGGCCTTCATCACCCGCAGGTGGCGCGGTTCGATCCCGAACCGCCCCAGCTCGGCGATCAGCGAGGCCACCGTGACCGCCTCCGCGTCGTACACCCCGTCCTCCAGTGGGGTGACGAGCCCGTACGACTCCCACTCCCTGAGCTCCTCCTCGCCGACACCGGCGGCGGCGAGCAGCTCGTCGCGCCCGATCCTGGCCGCCGTGGGCGCCTCGGGGGACTCGGGCACCGTGTCGCCGTCACGCTGACGGCTCAGCGCCGGCAGCTGGACTGCCTCGCCGCGCTCCATGGCCTCCAGGTGCTCGCGGATCACCTTCAGGGGCAGATAGTGGTCTCGCTGCATCCTCAGGACATGACCGAGACGCTCGACGTCGTGCGCGCTGAACTTGCGATACCCCGACGGGGTCCGCTGCGGCTCGATCAGCCCCTCCGCCTCCAGGAAACGGATCTTGGAGATGGTGACTTCGGGGAACTCGTCGCGCAGCACGTTCAGCACCGTGCCGATGCTCATCAGCCTGTCCGTGGCGGCGGCGCCGTGCCCGGCACCGCCGCTCGGTGTTTGAAGCATGGACCTTCCCTGACGGACGGACCTGCGCGGGGTTCCCCGGACGGAATCCGGTCAGTAGCCCCGCTGGCTGGCGTAGAAGACCAGCCGGTACTTGCCGATCTGCACCTCGTCACCGTTGTTCAGGGCGACCTGGTCGATCCGCTCGCGGTTCACGTACGTGCCGTTCAGGCTGCCCACGTCGGCCACCGTGAACGAACCGTCCTGGCCTCGGCGGAACTCCACATGACGCCGGGAGACCGTCACGTCGTCCAGGAAGATGTCGCTCTGCGGATGCCGCCCGGCCGTGGTCAGATCGCCGTCCAGCAGGAAGCGGCTGCCCGAGTTCGGCCCGCGGCGCACGACCAGGAGCGCGGAGCCCAGCGGCAGCGCGTCGACGGCAGCCTGCGCCTCGGGGGACAGCGTCGGCATCTGCGTCTGGCCGGTGGTCTCGCTGTCGTAGGCCTCGAGACCGGAGATGGAGATCGTGGAGGTCGTCTCGGAAGGACGCTCCGCCGCCGCCCCGGCCCGCAGCGGCGCGCCGCAGTTGGAGCAGAAGCGGCTGTTCTCCGCGTTGCGGTTACCGCACCTCGTACACACCAGGGCCGACATCGGATCCTCCTGCCGCGGCTGCCCACCGGGGGCATTGGACGCATACGGGTCGGGAAACCCTCCACCCGCACTTGAGGTTGACGGTTGCCCGAAACCTATGCCGCCGGGCTGCGCAGGGTCAACCGACGGCGCGCCCTGACCTCCGGAAACGTCACCGCCCGGACCACCGACCTGGTCCCGGAACAGCGGCCGCTGGCCCTCCGCGTCAGGCTGTGCGCGATGGCGCGCGGTCGCGTTGTCGCTACCCTCTCGCGCGCTCTTGCCGAACAACTTCGCAAACAACTTCACGGGCGATTCCCCTTGACCGAAACAGACCCGCCCGTGGGGCAGGACGAACCCTGACTGAACACTCTGGCCGACCCGGACATCCTGACAACGTCCGTCTGCACCAGACAGTTTCCACCACGCACCACCCATTCGGTGCGCCGACCCCCCGCAACCTCATGCCCTCGCCGGACGTCGCCCATGCACCCCCGGTTCACTGGGAGGACGACCGAGCGTAGTCAGGCCGCTTCACCGCCCGCAAGGCATCCACGACGATCTTGGTCGACCGCTCGATGGTGACCGTGGCCTGTTCCTTCTCGAGAGTCTGCACCACGCCTCCGGGGATGTTGAGCGCCGGCTCGAGGTCCTGCGGCTTGCCGATGACCTTGAAACGATAGGGCGCGTTGATCTTGTTCCCGTCGACGCTCACACCCTTGCCGGAGTCCGTCAGATACGTGCCTGCGACGACCCGCACGCCGTTCACCTGTATCGCCTCGGCACCCGCGGCGCGCAGCTCCTGGATCGCGTCGAGCAGCATGTCCGCCTCGACCGTCCCCTTCGTGTCCTCGATGGTCATGGTGATGCCGGGCCCCTGCGCGGCCACGGTGCCCGCCAGGATGCCGAGTTGCCTCTCCTTCTCGATGGTCTGCCTCCGGGCCTCCTCGGCCTGGTCCGAGCTGTTCTCCAGCTCGTCGCGCTGCTTCTCAAGGCCCTGCTTCTCGTCCTCAAGACGCTGCGTACGGTCATCCAGTTCATCGAGGATGCGGACAAGATCTTCCTGACGCGCCCCGCGCAGCGCGCTGTCACTGTCGCTGTTCGAGGCCACCTGCACGGCCAGCCCGAACCCGAGGCCGAACAGCAACAGCGCGACGATGAGTTGGGCCCGCGAGACTCGCGGCGGCCACAGCCCCTGCACCAGCCGCTGCCGTCCGGTCAGCTGCGGCTCGGCCTCGGGCTCAGGCTCGGAGGCCGCCTCCGGTTCGGGTTCCGGTTCCGGGGTGTCCTGGGCGGCGGACGCCGGCGCGGACACCTCTTGGGGCAGTTCCTTGCGCAGCCTGCTGCCGGACTCGCCGCTCCCGTCGCGCTGGTTCGCGGGCGAGTCGCCGTTCTCCTCGGGGCGCTTGTCGTCGTGCTCGCTCATCGGCCTCACGCCCGGAACACGTGCCGACGGATCGCCGCGGCGTTGGAGAAGATCCGGATACCGAGGACGACCACCACACCGGTGGACAGCTGGGCACCCACGCCCAGCTTGTCACCCAGGAACACGATCAACGCGGCCACCACCACGTTCGACAGGAACGACACCACGAAGACCTTGTCGTCGAAGATGCCGTCGAGCATGGCCCGCAGGCCACCGAAGACGGCGTCGAGCGCCGCCACGACAGCGATCGGCAAATACGGCTCGACCACCGCCGGAACCTCAGGCCGGACCAACAGGCCGGCCACGACTCCCACGACGAGGCCCAGTACGGCGATCACGATGTGCCCTTCTCGCTCTTCTCAATGCTCGGCTGTGCTGTACGTACGATCACACTCGGCGCGGCAGGCAGCCGGAGGTCCTCCTCCACGGAAATGCCTGTCCTGATGCCGTAGCTCTCCTGGAGCGCGTTCAGATACAGCCCGTCCGCGCTGTTCCGGAACCGAGTACTCAGTCCCTGCCCGTCCCCCACCGCGAGCACCGTGTACGGCGGCACCAGCGGCTTGTTGTCGACCAGTATCGCGTCCCCCGCGGCCCTGATCGCGGACAGTGCGGTCAGCCGCTGCCCATTGATCGAGACGGCCTCGGCTCCC
The genomic region above belongs to Streptomyces coeruleorubidus and contains:
- a CDS encoding ABC transporter permease, encoding MTDTPGSRPRRVRHRGRTRLVPIPLLVPALVGLAFLSLPLIALLVRAPWRSLPEQLTSAEVWEALRLSLLCATAATAVSLVVGVPLAWLLARTRFPGRGFVRALVTLPLVLPPVVGGVALLLAFGRGGVVGQWLDSWFGITLPFTTTGVVLAETFVAMPFLVISVEGTLRAADPRYEEAATTLGASRFTAFRRVTLPLIAPGIAAGAVLAWARALGEFGATITFAGNFPGRTQTMPLAVYLALQNDPAAAIALSLVLLAVSIAVLAALRDRWMTAS
- the modA gene encoding molybdate ABC transporter substrate-binding protein gives rise to the protein MPRSAHRTRRILQIAGASAAALLTLSACSSATGSDKGSSSAKPSGTVTVFAAASLEESFKTLGKQFEKEHPGTKVTFNFGGSDTLAASITGGAPADVFAAASTKTMAIVTDKQDAAGRPATFVRNQLEIATPPGNPDRISSLKDLTKPGLKVVLCDRTVPCGAAARKALDAGGLKLTPVSYEQDVKSALTKVELKEADAALVYRTDVRAAGDKVEGVDFPESAEALNDYPIALLENAPNPQAAKAFVALVRSAEGQKVLSRAGFLKP
- the gcvP gene encoding aminomethyl-transferring glycine dehydrogenase; its protein translation is MTAHRIPLSELEEAVPFEQRHIGPDHEARAKMLAQVGYGSLDELTAAAVPAVIKSTEALDLPGARSEAEVIAELRSLADRNQVLGSMIGLGYYGTFTPPVIMRNVMENPAWYTAYTPYQPEISQGRLEALLNFQTMVADLTGLPTSGASLLDEGTAAAEAMALSRRLGKNKKGLFLVDADALPQTIAVIQTRAEPTGVEVVVADLGEGIPAEIAEREINGVLIQYPGASGAVRDIKPVIDQAHELGALVTVAADLLALTLLKSPGELGADIAVGTTQRFGVPMGFGGPHAGYMAVKEKMARSLPGRLVGVSVDADGNKAYRLALQTREQHIRREKATSNICTAQVLLAVMAGMYAVYHGPAGLKGIARRTHRYATVLAAGLANGGVEVVHGSYFDTLTVRVEGRAADVVAAAQENGVNLRLVDADHVSIACDETTTRAQLRAVWAAFGVEGVVEALDAATGDGLPDALLRTDEYLTHPVFHQHRSETAMLRYLRRLADRDYALDRGMIPLGSCTMKLNATTEMEPVTWPEFGQLHPFAPAEQAGGYLTLIHELEDRLAEVTGYDKVSLQPNAGSQGELAGLLAVRGYHRANGDEQRTVCLIPSSAHGTNAASAVMAGMKVVVVKTADDGEIDVEDLRAKIEQYRDELAVLMITYPSTHGVFEEHVADICAQVHEAGGQVYVDGANLNALVGLAKPGHFGGDVSHLNLHKTFCIPHGGGGPGVGPVAVREHLAPYLPNHPLQPEAGPETGVGPISAAPWGSAGILPISWAYVRLMGGEGLKRATQVAVLSANYIAKRLEPHYPVLYTGPGGLVAHECIIDLRPLTKATGVSVDDVAKRLIDYGFHAPTMSFPVAGTLMIEPTESEDLTELDRFCEAMIAIRAEIEKVGSGEWPADDNPLRGAPHTAGALAGEWEHAYSREEAVFPAGVSVADKYWPPVRRIDQAFGDRNLVCSCPPLDAYED
- a CDS encoding ABC transporter ATP-binding protein gives rise to the protein MTETTDLDGAPPGLRPEGLDAHLVVDRGTFRLDVTLTVAPGDVVALLGPNGAGKTTALRALAGLTPLTSGRLRLDGTRLDAMPPESRPVGVVFQDYLLFPHLTALDNVAFGPRCRGAGKAEARAQAAEWLDRMGLADHADAKPRRLSGGQAQRVALARALATRPRLLLLDEPLAALDARTRLEVRAQLRRHLAEFEAVAVLVTHDPLDAMVLADRLVVVEHGHVVQEGTPSHIARHPRTDYIARLVGLNLYRGRAEGHTVRLEAGPAITTTEELSGPAFVAFPPGAVTLYRERPTGSSARNLWRCEVAGLETHGDQIRADLTGELSLTADLTTVAAAELDLHPGAPVWAAVKATQTHAYPA
- a CDS encoding PRC-barrel domain-containing protein, coding for MRTDIDPRNLIGRKAFDRNGTRIGTIDEVYLDDATGEPEWAAIRTGLFSRDAFVPLEPSELIDGALHVPFDRALIKDAPDFGVGRHLSPEQELQLYHHYGLDVAAPPPLADQDLGRLAGTDETA
- a CDS encoding TOBE domain-containing protein → MSLSIRNQLPGTVTAVTPGEAMATVRVRLTGGQALTAAITREAADDLGLTPGTAVRALVKSTEVSLATAPVEGLSIRNRLPGTVTAIATGDAMASVRVTVEGGELTAAITRDAADGLALSAGTPVVALIKSTEVSLAAE